ACGTCGTTGTGCACTCCGTGCAGCATCAGGTGCGAAAGGCCGCCGATGAAAGGGCCGCCGGGCGCGAATGCGAGCGAGTAGCCGCAGACGACCCACTGCACCGACACGACACCCATCGCCACATAGCTGTGCATCAGCGACGACAGCACGTTCTTGCTGCGCACCATGCCGCCGTAGAACAGCGCAAGGCCCGGCGTCATCAGCAGCACCAGCGCGCAGGCGGCGAGCATCCAGGCGGAGTCGCCGGCGCTGATGCCGGGAGCTTCGCCGGCGGCTGCCGGCGCGGCGCTCGCAGCGATGAGTAGCATTGCCGTGGGCATGGCCAGCCGCAGCGTGCGTGCGCTCATCGGGATTCCTTTCTGGATGTTCGAAGACGCGCCGCGGCGCTCGTCAGCCGAGGGAATCGCGGATTTCGACCAGGGCGGCGCGGATCTCGGCCAGCGCGCCCGTGGCGGCTGCCTCCGGCTCGGCGGCCGGCGAAGAATCCTCGCGCAGCTTCTTGCGTGCCCCTTCGATCGTGAAGCGCCGCGTGTGCAGCAGGTCCTTGATCCTCAGCAGGAGCTCGACGTCGCGGCGGCGGTAGAGCCGGTGGCGCGAGCGGGTTTTCCCGGGGCGCAGGATGCTGAACTCGGTTTCCCAGTAGCGCAGCACGTACGGCTTTACGCCCACGATACGGGCGACCTCGCCGATCTTGAAGTAGAGCTTGTCGCCG
The nucleotide sequence above comes from Candidatus Binatia bacterium. Encoded proteins:
- a CDS encoding MerR family transcriptional regulator; the protein is MIEDPEAAATGEEDGEPAVHDGRTEEDGEVSPAVAALLGDKLYFKIGEVARIVGVKPYVLRYWETEFSILRPGKTRSRHRLYRRRDVELLLRIKDLLHTRRFTIEGARKKLREDSSPAAEPEAAATGALAEIRAALVEIRDSLG